The following proteins come from a genomic window of Vidua chalybeata isolate OUT-0048 chromosome 2, bVidCha1 merged haplotype, whole genome shotgun sequence:
- the USP16 gene encoding ubiquitin carboxyl-terminal hydrolase 16 isoform X3, translating to MWSGMFVRTARQTGCDRNSPDQHALKHYETPRSDPHCLVLNLDSWSVWCYLCDNEVPYKTSTLLGQTVDFVRKQVGIDSSHAVEKQENKEVENKKVEKDSKNEQEKEVSLKDENSYSTANGEVTVKGLSNLGNTCFFNAVMQNLSQTPVLRELLKEAKMPGTTIKIESPELCMEPQLIKLDHPGPLTLAMHQFVTEMQETKRGVVTPKELFAQVCKKAIRFKGYQQQDSHELLRYLLDGMRAEEIQQISIGILKALSDSNKQNEEELKMKIKEYEKKKGIQSFVDRIFGGELTSTIMCEECRTVSLVHESFLDLSLPILDVQKGRITRRENIKKTKEKESEDEEDKINDHYLKQKYEPRTSTSKHLQKKTKKQAKKKAKSQNRQEKLQGRVLHLTDLCTTEQPEIDVEYNQESETEMSSETVDKKQEEESSHDCKDHCLTQRDLSIQGNSTEIKSRHENAGKTEQECEENESLVDLSMEGLDSPMKFVNGLDNLSLKEEDDSEDEEELAMDFSKLHLGASDTSTLDGLQPVPNKMCEVSTDDPETAFCTLANREELNPEEDSIHHCLYQFTCNETLTETNKLLCDVCTQRHCGPKNNLSERKYVYTNAKKQMLISLAPPVLTLHLKRFQQAGFNLQKVNRHIKFPEVIDLAPFCTAKCKNVAEGNTKVLYSLYGVVEHSGTMRSGHYTAYVKMRAMNNHLSDLVLRGQSQASKTEPVKGQWFHISDTHVQPVSVSKVLSSQAYLLFYERLL from the exons ATGTGGAGTGGCATGTTTGTCAGGACTGCAAGGCAGACA GGCTGTGACAGAAATTCTCCAGACCAGCATGCTTTAAAGCATTATGAAACACCAAGATCAGATCCCCACTGTTTGGTTCTCAATTTGGACAGCTGGAGTGTATG GTGCTACCTATGTGATAATGAAGTTCCATATAAAACTTCAACCCTTTTGGGCCAGACTGTGGATTTTGTTAGAAAACAAGTTGGTATTGACTCATCACATGCAG tagaGAAACAAGAGAACAAAgaagttgaaaataaaaaagtagaaaaagacagcaaaaatgagcaagaaaaagaagtttcacTTAAAGACGAAAATTCTTATTCAACTGCTAATGGAGAAGTCACTGTGAAAGGACTTAGTAACTTGGGGAATACGTGTTTCTTTAATGCAGTGATGCAG AATTTATCACAAACTCCAGTCCTCAGGGAGCTGCTTAAAGAAGCTAAAATGCCTGGCACAACAATTAAAATTGAGTCACCTGAGCTATGCATG GAACCTCAGCTAATAAAACTAGATCATCCAGGTCCTTTAACACTAGCCATGCATCAGTTTGTGACAGAAATGCAAGAGACAAAAAGAGGGGTAGTGACTCCTAAGGAACTTTTCGCTCAGGTTTGTAAAAA AGCAATACGATTCAAAGGTTATCAGCAGCAAGACAGTCATGAACTGCTTCGTTACTTACTTGATGGAATGAGAGCAGAGGAAATCCAG cAAATAAGTATTGGAATACTAAAGGCGCTGAGTGATTCTaacaaacaaaatgaagaagaacttaaaatgaaaattaaag aatatgaaaagaaaaagggaatacAGAGTTTTGTAGATCGAATCTTTGGTGGAGAATTAACCAGCACGATTATGTGTGAGGAATGCAGAACT GTATCCTTGGTCCATGAGTCTTTCCTTGATTTGTCACTTCCCATACTAGATGTTCAG AAAGGGAGAATTACAAggagagaaaacataaaaaaaaccaaagaaaaggaaTCTGAAGATGAAGAGGATAAAATCAATGACCATTACCTTAAGCAGAAATATGAGCCCCGTACAAGTACAAGTAAgcaccttcagaaaaaaacaaagaaacaggccaaaaaaaaagccaag AGCCAAAACCGGCAGGAAAAACTTCAAGGAAGGGTGCTTCACTTGACAGATCTCTGCACAACTGAACAGCCAGAGATAGATGTCGAGTACAACCAAGAATCAGAGACTGAAATGAGCTCTGAAACTGTTGATAAGAAGCAAGAAGAGGAATCATCACATGACTGCAAAGATCACTGCTTAACTCAGAGAGACTTGAGTATACAGGGAAATAGTACAGAAATTAAGAGCAGGCatgaaaatgcaggaaagaCAGAACAAGAGTGTGAAGAAAATGAGTCTCTTGTGGATCTCTCTATGGAAGGCTTAGATTCTCCTATGAAGTTTGTCAATGGCCTTGACAACCTGTCTTTGAAAGAGGAGGATGACAGCGAAGATGAGGAAGAGCTTGCTATGGACTTTTCAAAACTCCACTTGGGTGCCAGTGACACAAGTACGTTGGATGGCCTTCAGCCTGTTCCTAACAAGATGTGTGAAGTATCTACGGATGACCCTGAAACAGCATTTTGTACTCTGGCAAACAGGGAAGAGCTGAATCCTGAGGAAGATTCAATCCATCATTGTTTATATCAATTTACCTGTAATGAAACACTTACCGAGACCAATAAACTACTATGTGATGTGTGTACACAAAGGCATTGTGGACCAAAGAACAACTTAA gtGAAAGGAAGTATGTTTATACTAATGCCAAAAAGCAGATGCTCATCTCTCTAGCTCCTCCAGTTTTAACCCTTCACTTAAAGAGGTTTCAGCAG GCTGGATTTAATCTGCAGAAGGTTAACAGGCATATCAAGTTCCCAGAAGTGATAGACTTGGCTCCTTTCTGTACAGCTAAATGTAAA AATGTGGCTGAAGGGAATACAAAGGTCTTGTACTCTCTCTATGGAGTTGTTGAACACAGCGGCACAATGAGGTCTGGGCACTACACTGCCTATGTTAAAATGAGAGCTATGAACAACCACCTCTCTGATCTTGTCCTTCGAGGACAATCTCAAG cttCAAAAACTGAGCCAGTCAAAGGTCAATGGTTCCACATCAGCGATACCCATGTACAACCTGTCTCTGTGTCCAAAGTGCTGAGCTCCCAAGCCTATCTTCTCTTCTATGAGAGGCTGCTGTAA
- the USP16 gene encoding ubiquitin carboxyl-terminal hydrolase 16 isoform X2: protein MGKKRIKGKTAQSDESPDILKPVCKHIRKGLDQGHVRKALQNVEWHVCQDCKADSKTQEKAEEEETDEGTSIWLCLKCGHRGCDRNSPDQHALKHYETPRSDPHCLVLNLDSWSVWCYLCDNEVPYKTSTLLGQTVDFVRKQVGIDSSHAVEKQENKEVENKKVEKDSKNEQEKEVSLKDENSYSTANGEVTVKGLSNLGNTCFFNAVMQNLSQTPVLRELLKEAKMPGTTIKIESPELCMEPQLIKLDHPGPLTLAMHQFVTEMQETKRGVVTPKELFAQVCKKAIRFKGYQQQDSHELLRYLLDGMRAEEIQQISIGILKALSDSNKQNEEELKMKIKEYEKKKGIQSFVDRIFGGELTSTIMCEECRTVSLVHESFLDLSLPILDVQKGRITRRENIKKTKEKESEDEEDKINDHYLKQKYEPRTSTSKHLQKKTKKQAKKKAKSQNRQEKLQGRVLHLTDLCTTEQPEIDVEYNQESETEMSSETVDKKQEEESSHDCKDHCLTQRDLSIQGNSTEIKSRHENAGKTEQECEENESLVDLSMEGLDSPMKFVNGLDNLSLKEEDDSEDEEELAMDFSKLHLGASDTSTLDGLQPVPNKMCEVSTDDPETAFCTLANREELNPEEDSIHHCLYQFTCNETLTETNKLLCDVCTQRHCGPKNNLSERKYVYTNAKKQMLISLAPPVLTLHLKRFQQNVAEGNTKVLYSLYGVVEHSGTMRSGHYTAYVKMRAMNNHLSDLVLRGQSQASKTEPVKGQWFHISDTHVQPVSVSKVLSSQAYLLFYERLL, encoded by the exons ATGGGCAAGAAACGCATCAAAGGCAAAACTGCACAGTCTGATGAGTCTCCGGATATACTGA AACCTGTGTGCAAGCATATTCGTAAAGGACTGGACCAAGGGCATGTGAGAAAGGCACTGCAGAATGTGGAGTGGCATGTTTGTCAGGACTGCAAGGCAGACAGTAAGACACAAGAgaaggctgaggaggaggagactgATGAAGGCACTTCGATATGGTTATGCCTAAAATGTGGCCATAGG GGCTGTGACAGAAATTCTCCAGACCAGCATGCTTTAAAGCATTATGAAACACCAAGATCAGATCCCCACTGTTTGGTTCTCAATTTGGACAGCTGGAGTGTATG GTGCTACCTATGTGATAATGAAGTTCCATATAAAACTTCAACCCTTTTGGGCCAGACTGTGGATTTTGTTAGAAAACAAGTTGGTATTGACTCATCACATGCAG tagaGAAACAAGAGAACAAAgaagttgaaaataaaaaagtagaaaaagacagcaaaaatgagcaagaaaaagaagtttcacTTAAAGACGAAAATTCTTATTCAACTGCTAATGGAGAAGTCACTGTGAAAGGACTTAGTAACTTGGGGAATACGTGTTTCTTTAATGCAGTGATGCAG AATTTATCACAAACTCCAGTCCTCAGGGAGCTGCTTAAAGAAGCTAAAATGCCTGGCACAACAATTAAAATTGAGTCACCTGAGCTATGCATG GAACCTCAGCTAATAAAACTAGATCATCCAGGTCCTTTAACACTAGCCATGCATCAGTTTGTGACAGAAATGCAAGAGACAAAAAGAGGGGTAGTGACTCCTAAGGAACTTTTCGCTCAGGTTTGTAAAAA AGCAATACGATTCAAAGGTTATCAGCAGCAAGACAGTCATGAACTGCTTCGTTACTTACTTGATGGAATGAGAGCAGAGGAAATCCAG cAAATAAGTATTGGAATACTAAAGGCGCTGAGTGATTCTaacaaacaaaatgaagaagaacttaaaatgaaaattaaag aatatgaaaagaaaaagggaatacAGAGTTTTGTAGATCGAATCTTTGGTGGAGAATTAACCAGCACGATTATGTGTGAGGAATGCAGAACT GTATCCTTGGTCCATGAGTCTTTCCTTGATTTGTCACTTCCCATACTAGATGTTCAG AAAGGGAGAATTACAAggagagaaaacataaaaaaaaccaaagaaaaggaaTCTGAAGATGAAGAGGATAAAATCAATGACCATTACCTTAAGCAGAAATATGAGCCCCGTACAAGTACAAGTAAgcaccttcagaaaaaaacaaagaaacaggccaaaaaaaaagccaag AGCCAAAACCGGCAGGAAAAACTTCAAGGAAGGGTGCTTCACTTGACAGATCTCTGCACAACTGAACAGCCAGAGATAGATGTCGAGTACAACCAAGAATCAGAGACTGAAATGAGCTCTGAAACTGTTGATAAGAAGCAAGAAGAGGAATCATCACATGACTGCAAAGATCACTGCTTAACTCAGAGAGACTTGAGTATACAGGGAAATAGTACAGAAATTAAGAGCAGGCatgaaaatgcaggaaagaCAGAACAAGAGTGTGAAGAAAATGAGTCTCTTGTGGATCTCTCTATGGAAGGCTTAGATTCTCCTATGAAGTTTGTCAATGGCCTTGACAACCTGTCTTTGAAAGAGGAGGATGACAGCGAAGATGAGGAAGAGCTTGCTATGGACTTTTCAAAACTCCACTTGGGTGCCAGTGACACAAGTACGTTGGATGGCCTTCAGCCTGTTCCTAACAAGATGTGTGAAGTATCTACGGATGACCCTGAAACAGCATTTTGTACTCTGGCAAACAGGGAAGAGCTGAATCCTGAGGAAGATTCAATCCATCATTGTTTATATCAATTTACCTGTAATGAAACACTTACCGAGACCAATAAACTACTATGTGATGTGTGTACACAAAGGCATTGTGGACCAAAGAACAACTTAA gtGAAAGGAAGTATGTTTATACTAATGCCAAAAAGCAGATGCTCATCTCTCTAGCTCCTCCAGTTTTAACCCTTCACTTAAAGAGGTTTCAGCAG AATGTGGCTGAAGGGAATACAAAGGTCTTGTACTCTCTCTATGGAGTTGTTGAACACAGCGGCACAATGAGGTCTGGGCACTACACTGCCTATGTTAAAATGAGAGCTATGAACAACCACCTCTCTGATCTTGTCCTTCGAGGACAATCTCAAG cttCAAAAACTGAGCCAGTCAAAGGTCAATGGTTCCACATCAGCGATACCCATGTACAACCTGTCTCTGTGTCCAAAGTGCTGAGCTCCCAAGCCTATCTTCTCTTCTATGAGAGGCTGCTGTAA
- the USP16 gene encoding ubiquitin carboxyl-terminal hydrolase 16 isoform X1 codes for MGKKRIKGKTAQSDESPDILKPVCKHIRKGLDQGHVRKALQNVEWHVCQDCKADSKTQEKAEEEETDEGTSIWLCLKCGHRGCDRNSPDQHALKHYETPRSDPHCLVLNLDSWSVWCYLCDNEVPYKTSTLLGQTVDFVRKQVGIDSSHAVEKQENKEVENKKVEKDSKNEQEKEVSLKDENSYSTANGEVTVKGLSNLGNTCFFNAVMQNLSQTPVLRELLKEAKMPGTTIKIESPELCMEPQLIKLDHPGPLTLAMHQFVTEMQETKRGVVTPKELFAQVCKKAIRFKGYQQQDSHELLRYLLDGMRAEEIQQISIGILKALSDSNKQNEEELKMKIKEYEKKKGIQSFVDRIFGGELTSTIMCEECRTVSLVHESFLDLSLPILDVQKGRITRRENIKKTKEKESEDEEDKINDHYLKQKYEPRTSTSKHLQKKTKKQAKKKAKSQNRQEKLQGRVLHLTDLCTTEQPEIDVEYNQESETEMSSETVDKKQEEESSHDCKDHCLTQRDLSIQGNSTEIKSRHENAGKTEQECEENESLVDLSMEGLDSPMKFVNGLDNLSLKEEDDSEDEEELAMDFSKLHLGASDTSTLDGLQPVPNKMCEVSTDDPETAFCTLANREELNPEEDSIHHCLYQFTCNETLTETNKLLCDVCTQRHCGPKNNLSERKYVYTNAKKQMLISLAPPVLTLHLKRFQQAGFNLQKVNRHIKFPEVIDLAPFCTAKCKNVAEGNTKVLYSLYGVVEHSGTMRSGHYTAYVKMRAMNNHLSDLVLRGQSQASKTEPVKGQWFHISDTHVQPVSVSKVLSSQAYLLFYERLL; via the exons ATGGGCAAGAAACGCATCAAAGGCAAAACTGCACAGTCTGATGAGTCTCCGGATATACTGA AACCTGTGTGCAAGCATATTCGTAAAGGACTGGACCAAGGGCATGTGAGAAAGGCACTGCAGAATGTGGAGTGGCATGTTTGTCAGGACTGCAAGGCAGACAGTAAGACACAAGAgaaggctgaggaggaggagactgATGAAGGCACTTCGATATGGTTATGCCTAAAATGTGGCCATAGG GGCTGTGACAGAAATTCTCCAGACCAGCATGCTTTAAAGCATTATGAAACACCAAGATCAGATCCCCACTGTTTGGTTCTCAATTTGGACAGCTGGAGTGTATG GTGCTACCTATGTGATAATGAAGTTCCATATAAAACTTCAACCCTTTTGGGCCAGACTGTGGATTTTGTTAGAAAACAAGTTGGTATTGACTCATCACATGCAG tagaGAAACAAGAGAACAAAgaagttgaaaataaaaaagtagaaaaagacagcaaaaatgagcaagaaaaagaagtttcacTTAAAGACGAAAATTCTTATTCAACTGCTAATGGAGAAGTCACTGTGAAAGGACTTAGTAACTTGGGGAATACGTGTTTCTTTAATGCAGTGATGCAG AATTTATCACAAACTCCAGTCCTCAGGGAGCTGCTTAAAGAAGCTAAAATGCCTGGCACAACAATTAAAATTGAGTCACCTGAGCTATGCATG GAACCTCAGCTAATAAAACTAGATCATCCAGGTCCTTTAACACTAGCCATGCATCAGTTTGTGACAGAAATGCAAGAGACAAAAAGAGGGGTAGTGACTCCTAAGGAACTTTTCGCTCAGGTTTGTAAAAA AGCAATACGATTCAAAGGTTATCAGCAGCAAGACAGTCATGAACTGCTTCGTTACTTACTTGATGGAATGAGAGCAGAGGAAATCCAG cAAATAAGTATTGGAATACTAAAGGCGCTGAGTGATTCTaacaaacaaaatgaagaagaacttaaaatgaaaattaaag aatatgaaaagaaaaagggaatacAGAGTTTTGTAGATCGAATCTTTGGTGGAGAATTAACCAGCACGATTATGTGTGAGGAATGCAGAACT GTATCCTTGGTCCATGAGTCTTTCCTTGATTTGTCACTTCCCATACTAGATGTTCAG AAAGGGAGAATTACAAggagagaaaacataaaaaaaaccaaagaaaaggaaTCTGAAGATGAAGAGGATAAAATCAATGACCATTACCTTAAGCAGAAATATGAGCCCCGTACAAGTACAAGTAAgcaccttcagaaaaaaacaaagaaacaggccaaaaaaaaagccaag AGCCAAAACCGGCAGGAAAAACTTCAAGGAAGGGTGCTTCACTTGACAGATCTCTGCACAACTGAACAGCCAGAGATAGATGTCGAGTACAACCAAGAATCAGAGACTGAAATGAGCTCTGAAACTGTTGATAAGAAGCAAGAAGAGGAATCATCACATGACTGCAAAGATCACTGCTTAACTCAGAGAGACTTGAGTATACAGGGAAATAGTACAGAAATTAAGAGCAGGCatgaaaatgcaggaaagaCAGAACAAGAGTGTGAAGAAAATGAGTCTCTTGTGGATCTCTCTATGGAAGGCTTAGATTCTCCTATGAAGTTTGTCAATGGCCTTGACAACCTGTCTTTGAAAGAGGAGGATGACAGCGAAGATGAGGAAGAGCTTGCTATGGACTTTTCAAAACTCCACTTGGGTGCCAGTGACACAAGTACGTTGGATGGCCTTCAGCCTGTTCCTAACAAGATGTGTGAAGTATCTACGGATGACCCTGAAACAGCATTTTGTACTCTGGCAAACAGGGAAGAGCTGAATCCTGAGGAAGATTCAATCCATCATTGTTTATATCAATTTACCTGTAATGAAACACTTACCGAGACCAATAAACTACTATGTGATGTGTGTACACAAAGGCATTGTGGACCAAAGAACAACTTAA gtGAAAGGAAGTATGTTTATACTAATGCCAAAAAGCAGATGCTCATCTCTCTAGCTCCTCCAGTTTTAACCCTTCACTTAAAGAGGTTTCAGCAG GCTGGATTTAATCTGCAGAAGGTTAACAGGCATATCAAGTTCCCAGAAGTGATAGACTTGGCTCCTTTCTGTACAGCTAAATGTAAA AATGTGGCTGAAGGGAATACAAAGGTCTTGTACTCTCTCTATGGAGTTGTTGAACACAGCGGCACAATGAGGTCTGGGCACTACACTGCCTATGTTAAAATGAGAGCTATGAACAACCACCTCTCTGATCTTGTCCTTCGAGGACAATCTCAAG cttCAAAAACTGAGCCAGTCAAAGGTCAATGGTTCCACATCAGCGATACCCATGTACAACCTGTCTCTGTGTCCAAAGTGCTGAGCTCCCAAGCCTATCTTCTCTTCTATGAGAGGCTGCTGTAA
- the USP16 gene encoding ubiquitin carboxyl-terminal hydrolase 16 isoform X4, giving the protein MKHQDQIPTVWFSIWTAGVYDRCYLCDNEVPYKTSTLLGQTVDFVRKQVGIDSSHAVEKQENKEVENKKVEKDSKNEQEKEVSLKDENSYSTANGEVTVKGLSNLGNTCFFNAVMQNLSQTPVLRELLKEAKMPGTTIKIESPELCMEPQLIKLDHPGPLTLAMHQFVTEMQETKRGVVTPKELFAQVCKKAIRFKGYQQQDSHELLRYLLDGMRAEEIQQISIGILKALSDSNKQNEEELKMKIKEYEKKKGIQSFVDRIFGGELTSTIMCEECRTVSLVHESFLDLSLPILDVQKGRITRRENIKKTKEKESEDEEDKINDHYLKQKYEPRTSTSKHLQKKTKKQAKKKAKSQNRQEKLQGRVLHLTDLCTTEQPEIDVEYNQESETEMSSETVDKKQEEESSHDCKDHCLTQRDLSIQGNSTEIKSRHENAGKTEQECEENESLVDLSMEGLDSPMKFVNGLDNLSLKEEDDSEDEEELAMDFSKLHLGASDTSTLDGLQPVPNKMCEVSTDDPETAFCTLANREELNPEEDSIHHCLYQFTCNETLTETNKLLCDVCTQRHCGPKNNLSERKYVYTNAKKQMLISLAPPVLTLHLKRFQQAGFNLQKVNRHIKFPEVIDLAPFCTAKCKNVAEGNTKVLYSLYGVVEHSGTMRSGHYTAYVKMRAMNNHLSDLVLRGQSQASKTEPVKGQWFHISDTHVQPVSVSKVLSSQAYLLFYERLL; this is encoded by the exons ATGAAACACCAAGATCAGATCCCCACTGTTTGGTTCTCAATTTGGACAGCTGGAGTGTATG ACAGGTGCTACCTATGTGATAATGAAGTTCCATATAAAACTTCAACCCTTTTGGGCCAGACTGTGGATTTTGTTAGAAAACAAGTTGGTATTGACTCATCACATGCAG tagaGAAACAAGAGAACAAAgaagttgaaaataaaaaagtagaaaaagacagcaaaaatgagcaagaaaaagaagtttcacTTAAAGACGAAAATTCTTATTCAACTGCTAATGGAGAAGTCACTGTGAAAGGACTTAGTAACTTGGGGAATACGTGTTTCTTTAATGCAGTGATGCAG AATTTATCACAAACTCCAGTCCTCAGGGAGCTGCTTAAAGAAGCTAAAATGCCTGGCACAACAATTAAAATTGAGTCACCTGAGCTATGCATG GAACCTCAGCTAATAAAACTAGATCATCCAGGTCCTTTAACACTAGCCATGCATCAGTTTGTGACAGAAATGCAAGAGACAAAAAGAGGGGTAGTGACTCCTAAGGAACTTTTCGCTCAGGTTTGTAAAAA AGCAATACGATTCAAAGGTTATCAGCAGCAAGACAGTCATGAACTGCTTCGTTACTTACTTGATGGAATGAGAGCAGAGGAAATCCAG cAAATAAGTATTGGAATACTAAAGGCGCTGAGTGATTCTaacaaacaaaatgaagaagaacttaaaatgaaaattaaag aatatgaaaagaaaaagggaatacAGAGTTTTGTAGATCGAATCTTTGGTGGAGAATTAACCAGCACGATTATGTGTGAGGAATGCAGAACT GTATCCTTGGTCCATGAGTCTTTCCTTGATTTGTCACTTCCCATACTAGATGTTCAG AAAGGGAGAATTACAAggagagaaaacataaaaaaaaccaaagaaaaggaaTCTGAAGATGAAGAGGATAAAATCAATGACCATTACCTTAAGCAGAAATATGAGCCCCGTACAAGTACAAGTAAgcaccttcagaaaaaaacaaagaaacaggccaaaaaaaaagccaag AGCCAAAACCGGCAGGAAAAACTTCAAGGAAGGGTGCTTCACTTGACAGATCTCTGCACAACTGAACAGCCAGAGATAGATGTCGAGTACAACCAAGAATCAGAGACTGAAATGAGCTCTGAAACTGTTGATAAGAAGCAAGAAGAGGAATCATCACATGACTGCAAAGATCACTGCTTAACTCAGAGAGACTTGAGTATACAGGGAAATAGTACAGAAATTAAGAGCAGGCatgaaaatgcaggaaagaCAGAACAAGAGTGTGAAGAAAATGAGTCTCTTGTGGATCTCTCTATGGAAGGCTTAGATTCTCCTATGAAGTTTGTCAATGGCCTTGACAACCTGTCTTTGAAAGAGGAGGATGACAGCGAAGATGAGGAAGAGCTTGCTATGGACTTTTCAAAACTCCACTTGGGTGCCAGTGACACAAGTACGTTGGATGGCCTTCAGCCTGTTCCTAACAAGATGTGTGAAGTATCTACGGATGACCCTGAAACAGCATTTTGTACTCTGGCAAACAGGGAAGAGCTGAATCCTGAGGAAGATTCAATCCATCATTGTTTATATCAATTTACCTGTAATGAAACACTTACCGAGACCAATAAACTACTATGTGATGTGTGTACACAAAGGCATTGTGGACCAAAGAACAACTTAA gtGAAAGGAAGTATGTTTATACTAATGCCAAAAAGCAGATGCTCATCTCTCTAGCTCCTCCAGTTTTAACCCTTCACTTAAAGAGGTTTCAGCAG GCTGGATTTAATCTGCAGAAGGTTAACAGGCATATCAAGTTCCCAGAAGTGATAGACTTGGCTCCTTTCTGTACAGCTAAATGTAAA AATGTGGCTGAAGGGAATACAAAGGTCTTGTACTCTCTCTATGGAGTTGTTGAACACAGCGGCACAATGAGGTCTGGGCACTACACTGCCTATGTTAAAATGAGAGCTATGAACAACCACCTCTCTGATCTTGTCCTTCGAGGACAATCTCAAG cttCAAAAACTGAGCCAGTCAAAGGTCAATGGTTCCACATCAGCGATACCCATGTACAACCTGTCTCTGTGTCCAAAGTGCTGAGCTCCCAAGCCTATCTTCTCTTCTATGAGAGGCTGCTGTAA